The DNA window gagatttacagcacaaagatatctagttgatttgaagcagttccgagaaagtctaaacataatccccacttctccctcctggcactttccatgtgggagatatagcaggatgtatattggttttgaggacaactcaatggacagtgtagggagaaaaggtcctggctccttgaatgccgtttctggagacactgcgatcaatgtgggagatatgtcaagatgtgtgttggttttgaggacggctctctggagagtcttagcaaagaggtcacacagataatcagagcaattctcagagacactgagaacaagctccgcaattccctcctggcactttccctgtaggagataccgcaagacgtttctgtatattgggcacagcgctctgcacggtgttagcagagactttcccgggacagtgaaaccctatgtcagagacactgagaagaatccccaatgttccctccaggcactttcagtgtgggttctttctccacgtggttcctggtttcactgcagctctgaagagaatgttagcaaagaggtaaccgggacagtgaaaacagtactcaaagacagggagagcaagctctctcttggcactttggatgtgggacatacagcgagatgtttgctgcttttgcgtttggctgttgggagatttacagcacaaagatatctagttgatttgaagcagttccgagaaagtctaaacataatccccacttctccctcctggcactttccatgtgggagatatagcaggatgtgtattggttttgaggacaactcaatggacagtgtagggagaaaaggtcctggctccttgaatgccgtttctggagacactgcgatcaatgtgggagatatgtcaagatgtgtgtttgttttgaggacggctctctggagagtcttagcaaagaggtcacagggataatcagagcaattctcagagacactgagaacaagctccgcaattccctcctggcactttccctgtaggagataccgcaagacgtttctgtatattgggcacagcgctctgcacggtgttagcagagactttcccgggacagtgaaaccctatgtcagagacactgagaagaagccccaatgttccctccaggcactttcagtgtgggtgctttctccacgtggttcctggtttcactgcagctctgaagagaatgttagcaaagaggtaaccgggacagtgaaaacagtactcaaagacagggagagcaagctctctcttggcactttggatgtgggacatacagcgagatgtttgctgcttttgcgtttggctgttgggagatttacagcacaaagatatctagttgatttgaagcagttccgagaaagtctaaacataatccccacttctccctcctggcactttccatgtgggagatatagcaggatgtatattggttttgaggacaactccatggacagtgtagggagaaaaggtcctggctccttgaatgccgtttctggagacactgcgatcaatgtgggagatatgtcaagatgtgtgtttgttttgaggacggctctctggagagtcttagcaaagaggtcacacagataatcagagcaattctcagagacactgagaacaagctccgcaattccctcctggcactttccctgtaggagataccgcaagacgtttctgtacattgggcacagcgctctgcacggtgttagcagagactttcccgggacagtgaaaccctatgtcagagacactgagaagaagccccaatgttccctccaggcactttcagtgtgggtgctttctccacgtggttcctggtttcactgcagctctgaagagaatgttagcaaagaggtaaccgggacagtgaaaacagtactcaaagacagggagagcaagctctctcttggcactttggatgtgggacatacagcgagatgtttgctgcttttgcgtttggctgttgggagatttacagcacaaagatatctagttgatttgaagcagttccgagaaagtctaaacataatccccacttctccctcctggcactttccatgtgggagatatagcaggatgtatattggttttgaggacaactcaatggacagtgtagggagaaaaggtcctggctccttgaatgccgtttctggagacactgcgatcaatgtgggagatatgtcaagatgtgtgtttgttttgaggacggctctctggagagtcttagcaaagaggtcacacagataatcagagcaattctcagagacactgagaacaagctccgcaattccctcctggcactttccctgtaggagataccgcaagacgtttctgtatattgggcacagcgctctgcacggtgttagcagagactttcccggcacagtgaaaccctatgtcagagacactgagaagaagccccagtgttccctccaggcactttcagtgtgggtgccttctccacgtggttcctggtttcactgcagctctgaagagaatgttagcaaagaggtaaccgggacagtgaaaacagtactcaaagacagggagagcaagctctctcttggcactttggatgtgggacatacagcgagatgtttgctgcttttgcatttggctgttgggagatttacagcacaaagatatctagttgatttgaagcagttccgagaaagtctaaacataatccccacttctccctcctggcactttccatgtgggagatatagcaggatgtatattggttttgaggacaactcaatggacagtgtagggagaaaaggtcctggctccttgaatgccgtttctggagacactgcgatcaatgtgggagatatgtcaagacgtgtgtttgttttgaggacggctctctggagagtcttagcaaagaggtcacagggataatcagagcaattctcagagacactgagaacaagctccgcaattccctcctggcactttccctgtaggagataccgcaagacgtttctgtatattgggcacagcgctctgcacggtgttagcagagactttcccgggacagtgaaaccctatgtcagagacaccgagaagaagccccaatgttccctccaggcactttcagtgtgggtgctttctccacgtggttcctggtttcactgcagctctgaagagaatgttagcaaagaggtaaccgggacagtgaaaacagtactcaaagacagggagagcaagctctctcttggcactttggatgtgggacatacagcgagatgtttgctgcttttgcatttggctgttgggagatttacagcacaaagatatctagttgatttgaagcagttccgagaaagtctaaacataatccccacttctccctcctggcactttccatgtgggagatatagcaggatgtgtattggttttgaggacaactccatggacagtgtagggagaaaaggtcctggctccttgaatgccgtttctggagacactgcgatcaatgtgggagatatgtcaagatgtgtgtttgttttgaggacggctctctggagagtcttagcaaagaggtcacacagataatcagagcaattctcagagacactgagaacaagctccgcaattccctcctggcactttccctgtaggagataccgcaagacgtttctgtatattgggcacagcgctctgcacggtgttagcagagactttcccggcacagtgaaaccctatgtcagagacactgagaagaagccccaatgttccctccaggcactttcagtgtgggtgctttctccacgtggttcctggtttcactgcagctctgaagagaatgttagccaagaggtaaccgggacagtgaaaacagtactcaaagacagggagagcaagctctctcttggcactttggatgtgggacatacagcgagatgtttgctgcttttgcgtttggctgttgggagatttacagcacaaagatatctagttgatttgaagcagttccgagaaagtctaaacataatccccacttctccctcctggcactttccatgtgggagatatagcaggatgtatattggttttgaggacaactcaatggacagtgtagggagaaaaggtcctggctccttgaatgccgtttctggagacactgcgatcaatgtgggagatatgtcaagatgtgtgtttgttttgaggacggctctctggagagtcttagcaaagaggtcacagggataatcagagcaattctcagagacactgagaacaagctccgcaattccctcctggcactttccctgtaggagataccgcaagacgtttctgtatattgggcacagcgctctgcacggtgttagcagagactttcccggcacagtgaaaccctatgtcagagacactgagaagaagccccaatgttccctccagtcattttcagtgtgggtgccttctccacgtggttcctggtttcactgcagctctgaagagaatgttagcaaagaggtaaccgggacagtgaaaacagtactcaaagacagggagagcaagctcttctagatgggggaccaggcccacacatggggggcccagacccagagatgggggttccagacccacagatgggggtcccagacctggagatgggggttctagacccacacctgggggtcccaaacccatagatgggggaccaggcccagagatggggggacagacccacacatggggggcccagacccagagatgggggaccagggccacacctgggggttctagacccatagaggtgggtcccagagccacacatggggggcccagacccatagatgggggaccaggctcacacacggggggcccagacccagaggtggggggacggacccacacatggggggcccagacccagagacgggtgttccagacccacacctgggggtcccagacctggagataggggttctagacccacaccagggggtccaagacccatagatgggggacccagacccagagatggggggacagacccacaggtgggggtcccagccccatagatgtgtgtgcccctggacacctgggtcccctctgccccatagatccgggtccagccccataggtgggggtccccccggccacctgggtcccctccccagtcccctgggtcccccctccccgggcacctggggcccttccatcccttccctggccccatgggtgccccctgccccacggccgtgggtccagccccatagccgtggggtggggctgtccccagacgagtcgtgcttcgccccgctcttcgcccacgaggagatgggggagatcgtcaagaacttcctggtggtccacgtcgacccccccggcatggaggagggcgcccccccctaccccccagggtgcaacccacggcgccccgcgacccccatcgcccgccccccaacccccccctcccccagccccgctgatcccgccccgcttgatcccgcttgaacccttgattgaccaccttgagtctccgttgcccctccccgttggccccgctgacccccaagttggccccgctgacccacagttgacctcccatgatcccattgacccccaagttggccccactgacccacagttgacctcccatgatcccattgacccccaagttggccccattgaccccaccgacccccgagttgaccctgttggccccccagttggcttcactgacccccaagttggacccaccgacctcccggttaaccccagtgacccccaagttggccccgctgacccacagttgacctcccatgatcccattgacccccaagttggccccgttgaccccaccgacccctgagttgaccctgttggccccccagttggcttcattgacccccaagttggccccgctgacccccaagttggccccgttgacccacagttgacctcccatgatcccattgaccccaccgacccccgagttgaccctgttggccccccagttggcttcattgacccccaagttggccccgctgacccccaagttggccccgttgacccacagttgacgtcccatgatcccattgaccccaccgacccccgagttgaccctattggccccccagttggcttcattgacccccaagttggccccaccgacctcccggttgaccccagtgacccccaagttggccccgctgacccccaggttggccccgctgacccacagttgacctcccatgatcccattgacccccaagttggccctgttgacccacagttgacctcccatgatcccattgaccctcaagctggccccattgaccccaccaacccccgagttgaccccgttgaccccctgtcacccccccgttgacccgttgacccccccctgccccccaggtaccagtacccctcgctggagcaactggccgagatgatcccctgcatcctcctgtacctcaagtgagttggggggctgccccatagcggggggggggggtcaggatgaccttgacctcgtgacactccaccccccgcccccagcatcgccagcatcatcgggatgggggtgggggccggcgccttcgtcctggcgaaatttggggtgagtggggctggggggcgggggggcacatggaggggctcgggggtggttatggggcatcttgggggggggagatctgtgggtccttggagggggggtcctgagggtctctggggggggtgtatggggcatctggggggggttctgtggggttctgtgggtctcaggggggctatgggtcacctgggggggatctgtgggtctggcgggggAGTTgtggggcatctggggggacacatgtgggtcgggggggggggggagtgtcattgtgggtctggagggggtttgggggggttccttgggggagaacttgggggtcgctgtggggctggagggatctgggggggttctggaggggtcctgaagggtctccggggggggaatttgggggtctgggggggtcgccgtgggtctggagggctctggggggggaatctatggggctggggaggtcgctatggggcaggggggtcgctgtggggcaggagggcccttgggtgggatcgctgtgggtccggaggaggtttgaggagctcctgcgttgggttcttgggggtcactgtggggccggcggggaatctatgggtccggggaggtgtctatgtggcagagaggaccgccgtggggcaggaggtgacccccggccctgccccacagctgctgcaccccgaggcggtggaggggctggtgctggtcaacatcgacccccaggccaagggctggatggactgggccgcgcacaaggtggggcggccgtggggcggccatggggcagctgtggggcgctctagtgggtctccgtgggcatatggggcacctttaggtcttctatgggtctccatggggcacctatgggtcacttatgggtctccatggggctacggagcagccgcgggtcacttatgggtctccacggcgctatggggcacctctagatgttctgtgggtcacttacgggtgtccatgggactatggggcacctatgggtcccgccgggtccctgtgggtcccacgggtctctgtgggtcccatgggtcccaatgggtcccgtgggtctctatgggtcactgtgggtctctatgggtcttatgggtcgctatgggtctctgtgggtcccatgggtccctgtaggttccatgggtcccgtggctccttatgggtcgctgtgggtcccatggcgccccacttgctgccccacagctctcgggcctgacgtcctccaccaccgacatgatcctggcccatctcttcacccaggtggggccgggggcacttgtggggccggggggaggaacttgtggggctgggggcatcagttatgggtcctggggggtcacttgtgggtcggtggtgagtcagccgtggccctggggtgggtcagttatgggtctcggggtgggttacgggtcggttgtgggtccgggggagcggcggggggtcagttgcggctcacttgtgggtctgccccacaggaggagctgtcggccgcccccccggccgtgcagagcagccgggcccggctgggggcgacccccaacgcccccctgctgtggggcatgtacaacaggtggggggctgtggggcactgggaggcactgggctgtactggggggcactgggggggggctgtggggcactgggagggcactgggatatactgggaggcactgggagggggctgtggggcactgggctatactgggaggcactgggagggggctgtggggcactgggagggactgggctgtactggggggcactaggagggactgggctgtactgggaggcactgggagggcactgggctatactgggagggcaccgggggggcaccggtgtgtactggtgtgtactgggggcactcaccgtggcggtggcggctccctgctcctgctcctgctcctgctcctgctggggccgcgcagccgcggtgacctgggcctggcgcgcagcggggctggcagcctgcggtgagcgaccccccctcgcccctctgacctttgaccccgtgcctccgggatggcctccgaccccccacagtgacctttgaccccctctctcctccacccccccccaaagctgccccatgttgctggtggtgggcgacggctccccccacgaggaggccgtggtgagtgacgtcacctgaccccgcccccccgtgaggtcacgtgccggggtcacatggcccgtcccgtgaccctcgtggagtcacgtgacccccgccacggcccgtcccccccccccccccaggtggagtgcaacgccaagctggaccccacccagacctccttcctcaaggtgacctttgaccccccgaccccgtgacctttgaccccctacaccgtgacctttgacaccccacagatggcggacggaggggggcagccccagctcagccaggtgaggggtcaaaggtcaccagcgccaacgggggggcgtggcttaagggggagggggcgtggtctgggagactgagggggcatggcctaagggggggcgtggcctggcaccggccttctatggggggctgtaggggcagggcttggaagggagggggtgTGGCGTAAGGGCgcaccaaagccatagaaggggttggttggggggggcgtggctaaggggggagggggcgtggcctcagggcgtcccccatataaggggggtgtgggtgtggtttgagggggagggggcgtagcctaaggggagggagcggggcttaaaggggaggggccccctatgggggggttggggtgtggcttaaagggggcgtggcctaaaggggcgtggtcttgaccccccccgccccccccagccggccaagctgacagaggccttcaagtacttcgtgcagggcatgggctacagtgagtacaattagtgctcattaatattcatgagagctcattaacccccccccgcgggggtaattaacccccccccccccccggggagaaattagcacccaagggggggggcaattaattgccctggggggtaatgaagacccccggggacagcaattaatgacccctgggttaattagtgctccggggggggtaattaactgcttttcctggggtataaatctgcccgagggggtggggtgcattattagcccccctgcaggttaattaatggccctgggggggtaatgaatggctgcggggggggggtgtgtgtgggggtaatcagtgacccgggggggtaattaattgctccggggggttaattaccccACCCCCCAGTCCCTCACGTCCTGGACCGCAAGCGCAGCGTGGGGCCAGGTAGGGAGAGACGTCAGCGATGACGTCAGCGGTGATGTCACGTGTGaggccacaccctccccccccgcctcacgtcacctcccccctccccctccccccctccaacgtgtgacggcaccgcccctttgtgaggtcacgtgtgatgtcacggggtgcacgaggggcgtggcctcggggagggggcgtggcctcggggacgcctcccctgcactaaccccgtgggggggcgtggcctaataaagggggcgtgtcctgcagctccgcactaaccccactgggggcttgggggcatggcttgcggcaagggggcgtggcctcctcccttccattaaccctactggagccgcttggagggggcggggcctgtttcCTTGCGTTGGTGTGGGGCGGGGCTtcgggagggggcgtggcttcggggagggggcgtggcctacaccccgggggcggggcctgagggcatttccccctgcactaacccccctggggggggggcgctgcggggggcggggggggctccaaggggcggggcttgcggggcagggggcgtgtCCCCTGACGCCACGCCCTCCCGGCAGTGGCGGCGGTGGCCATGACGCGCCTCTCCCGCTTCCGCACCGCCTCCGTCTCCAGCTCCGCCTccggggagggcgagcggggccgcagccgcaccctctctcggggcagcctgggggggggcgcccccgccccatagaccccgccccgctttgagtttggaaggccacgggaaccccccaaaaaaacgcacCCAGGAagcgccaaaaccactccagggtcccgtccccccccccaagtccccccccaaacccccttggaaccccccccaaatccatccccaactcccccccctcccgcccccaaaaaccctgggatgccccaaaaccaccccaggacccccaaaaatccacccaggacccccccaaatctacccaaggcctccctgaatcccccccaaccccacccagggcccccccaaatctcttgggatgccccaaaaccaccctgggaccccccccccaaatcccccaggaccctccaaatcccccaggaaccccccagaatgcagacgagagtccccagaaccaccaccccccccaagatccatccaggacccccccaaatccccttgggatgccccaaaacccccccgggagcccccaaaaatcaccacagggatccccaaaaaccccggaacggctcaaaaccaccccagaaccttccagaattccccaagaccccctcccaaatcaccccagggacccccaaaaccctcacaatgcccctcccccccccaaccccacccaggaccctccaaaaatccccttgggatcccccaaaaccaccccgggaccttccaaaatcgacccccctctaccccccccccccaagccactccggaacctccaaaaaccccccagaactccccaaaacgccctgggaccccccccccccaaaatccatccaacgcccctctgaagccccccagggaccccccccaaaaccccctgggatgccccaaaaccatcccgggacgcccaaacccccgagaccccccccccctccccaaaaaatacccccaaacctcctggcaccccctaatgctccctcagccacccccccaccccaatcacttgggacccccccaatctcccccc is part of the Larus michahellis unplaced genomic scaffold, bLarMic1.1 SCAFFOLD_35, whole genome shotgun sequence genome and encodes:
- the LOC141736859 gene encoding protein NDRG2-like, which encodes GLSPDESCFAPLFAHEEMGEIVKNFLVVHVDPPGMEEGAPPYPPGYQYPSLEQLAEMIPCILLYLNIASIIGMGVGAGAFVLAKFGLLHPEAVEGLVLVNIDPQAKGWMDWAAHKLSGLTSSTTDMILAHLFTQEELSAAPPAVQSSRARLGATPNAPLLWGMYNSCPMLLVVGDGSPHEEAVVECNAKLDPTQTSFLKMADGGGQPQLSQPAKLTEAFKYFVQGMGYMAAVAMTRLSRFRTASVSSSASGEGERGRSRTLSRGSLGGGAPAP